One part of the Tunicatimonas pelagia genome encodes these proteins:
- a CDS encoding AAA family ATPase produces the protein MDQVIDESLKKQHQDKIQQVFHEVGKVVVGQQYMVNRLLIGLFTNGHILLEGVPGLAKTLTVNTLAQVLHLDFKRIQFTPDLLPADLIGTMIYNQQNADFEVKKGPIFANLILADEVNRSPAKVQSALLEAMQEKQVTIGETTYPLDRPFLVLATQNPVDQEGTYPLPEAQVDRFMMKVYVDYPTKENELEVMRRMANLSFSGEVSSILTKDDIFSIRNEINAVSISESLEKYIIELVFATRNPEAYNMADIANYIQFGVSPRASINLNIAAKAIAFFDQRDYVLPEDIKEVANDVFNHRILLNYEAEADGVNTSDIIKTILQKVPINQ, from the coding sequence ATGGATCAGGTAATCGACGAATCATTAAAGAAGCAGCATCAAGATAAAATTCAGCAGGTCTTTCACGAAGTAGGTAAAGTAGTGGTCGGGCAGCAGTATATGGTTAACCGCCTTTTGATTGGACTATTTACCAACGGGCATATTTTGCTAGAAGGAGTTCCCGGATTGGCTAAAACGCTTACTGTCAATACCTTAGCGCAAGTGTTACATTTAGACTTCAAGCGAATTCAGTTCACTCCTGATCTGCTTCCGGCAGACCTAATCGGGACGATGATCTACAACCAGCAGAACGCTGATTTTGAAGTAAAGAAGGGGCCGATCTTTGCCAACCTAATTTTGGCCGATGAGGTGAACCGCTCTCCTGCCAAAGTGCAGTCCGCCCTGCTGGAAGCCATGCAAGAGAAGCAAGTAACCATTGGGGAGACTACCTATCCGTTAGACCGACCCTTTTTGGTGTTGGCTACCCAAAACCCGGTAGACCAAGAAGGTACCTATCCGTTGCCCGAAGCTCAGGTAGACCGCTTTATGATGAAGGTGTACGTAGACTATCCTACCAAGGAAAACGAACTAGAAGTGATGCGCCGTATGGCTAATCTCTCGTTCAGTGGGGAAGTAAGCTCAATCCTAACGAAAGACGACATTTTTTCCATAAGAAACGAAATCAATGCCGTAAGCATATCAGAGTCTTTAGAAAAATATATTATAGAACTGGTGTTTGCTACCCGCAACCCCGAAGCCTACAACATGGCTGACATTGCCAACTACATACAGTTTGGGGTATCGCCTCGGGCCAGTATCAATCTAAATATTGCGGCTAAAGCTATCGCTTTCTTCGATCAGCGCGACTACGTGCTACCCGAAGATATTAAAGAAGTGGCCAATGATGTGTTTAATCACCGAATTCTACTGAATTATGAAGCCGAAGCCGACGGAGTAAACACCAGCGATATTATCAAAACCATTCTTCAGAAGGTACCGATCAATCAGTGA
- a CDS encoding fasciclin domain-containing protein has translation MKKLSFSLLAMLGFFAIVFVSCKDDDNGDPAPLTPTIASITPSSGPVGTSVTIAGTNFGDSPSVSFGTTSATVASGSTATSITTTVPAGLSAGDVNVTVTAGGETSAASTFEVTEGTAPDVTTVVDTVVALEDLSSLETAVVAAGLDDDLAGDGPFTIFAPNNEAFDSLIANLDVADLTAVVAALGGANALAGVLQAHVVADSLPADLIAAQDYPTLNAASTITITVEGDNVFANGAQVIGEQIIADNGVIHVIDSVINVEAPAVDPGEPNVVRVVASPDGLGAAETNWTADNTYILDGFIFVNDGQTLNIEAGTIIKGRPGQAARASALIVAAGGTINATGTAADPIIFTGEADDLNGSVPDDANALWGGVIILGNAPTNNNDVGGVKSVEGVPTEEGRGQYGGTDATENSGTFTYVSIRHGGSLIGANNEINGLTLGGVGSGTTINNVEIWSNLDDGIELFGGTVNVSNLVVSYSGDDGIDIDEGYTGNIQKAVVWHTGSTIISTDPRGMELDGGDGPNETAMPFTTPNLANITLFYDDVDGSNLTDAFVMRDNYGGSLYNSIAFNHDAPIDLERLTTLGESSYDRYTAGDIVISGNILFNINGVTDAANFADLFEISNEGDAALETEVETALAAANMVVDPGFGTGATKFTPTADAVTDLDSDDDGTDDELPEGVQNLGYKGAVDPAATEPYFANWTKTWAVISQ, from the coding sequence ATGAAGAAATTATCTTTCTCGCTCCTAGCCATGCTGGGATTTTTTGCGATTGTATTTGTCTCTTGTAAGGATGACGACAACGGCGATCCTGCGCCTCTTACCCCTACCATTGCGTCAATTACCCCTAGTAGTGGCCCGGTAGGTACTTCAGTAACTATCGCAGGAACCAACTTTGGCGATTCGCCTTCAGTGAGCTTCGGTACTACTTCAGCTACCGTAGCTAGTGGCTCTACGGCTACTTCTATTACTACTACTGTTCCTGCTGGACTCTCAGCAGGTGATGTAAATGTTACTGTAACAGCTGGTGGCGAAACCTCAGCAGCTTCTACTTTTGAGGTTACAGAGGGTACTGCTCCTGACGTAACGACAGTAGTTGATACAGTAGTCGCTCTAGAAGATCTAAGTTCCCTAGAAACAGCCGTAGTTGCGGCGGGGCTAGACGACGATCTAGCTGGTGATGGCCCTTTTACTATATTCGCTCCGAATAATGAGGCGTTTGATTCTTTGATTGCTAATCTAGATGTTGCTGATCTTACTGCGGTCGTTGCTGCATTAGGCGGAGCTAATGCTCTTGCCGGTGTTTTGCAAGCTCATGTGGTAGCAGATTCTCTTCCAGCCGACCTCATTGCAGCTCAAGATTATCCTACGTTAAACGCTGCATCAACAATTACAATTACTGTTGAAGGAGATAACGTATTTGCTAATGGAGCTCAGGTGATAGGTGAACAAATTATTGCTGATAATGGAGTAATTCATGTAATTGATTCAGTCATTAATGTAGAAGCCCCAGCGGTAGACCCCGGTGAGCCAAACGTGGTTCGGGTAGTTGCTTCCCCGGATGGGTTAGGAGCGGCTGAAACAAATTGGACGGCTGATAACACCTATATTCTAGACGGTTTTATCTTCGTTAACGACGGACAAACCCTTAACATTGAAGCGGGAACTATTATTAAAGGACGGCCTGGACAAGCAGCACGGGCTAGTGCATTAATTGTCGCTGCAGGCGGAACCATAAACGCGACGGGTACAGCTGCCGATCCGATTATATTCACCGGTGAAGCTGATGACCTGAACGGTTCCGTTCCTGACGATGCTAATGCCTTATGGGGTGGGGTCATTATTCTTGGTAATGCTCCGACGAATAATAATGATGTTGGTGGTGTAAAAAGTGTAGAAGGAGTCCCTACAGAAGAGGGGCGTGGACAATATGGTGGAACTGATGCTACTGAAAACTCCGGTACATTTACCTATGTTTCTATTCGTCATGGCGGAAGTTTGATCGGTGCAAACAATGAAATTAACGGCTTAACTTTGGGGGGAGTAGGTTCAGGAACAACCATCAATAATGTTGAAATATGGTCTAACCTAGATGACGGCATTGAGCTTTTTGGAGGTACTGTAAATGTTTCTAATCTCGTTGTTTCTTACTCTGGTGATGACGGAATTGATATTGACGAAGGCTACACTGGAAATATCCAAAAGGCAGTCGTATGGCACACCGGAAGTACTATAATAAGTACTGACCCTAGGGGCATGGAGCTAGATGGTGGCGATGGCCCCAATGAGACCGCTATGCCGTTTACAACTCCTAATTTGGCGAACATAACTTTATTCTACGATGACGTAGATGGTAGTAATTTGACAGACGCATTTGTTATGCGGGACAACTACGGTGGAAGCCTTTATAATAGCATCGCCTTCAATCATGATGCACCTATTGACTTAGAGCGCTTAACTACTTTAGGCGAAAGCTCTTATGATCGCTACACCGCGGGTGATATTGTAATCAGCGGTAATATCCTATTCAACATCAATGGGGTGACTGATGCGGCTAACTTTGCTGATCTGTTTGAAATAAGTAATGAAGGTGACGCTGCGTTAGAAACTGAAGTGGAAACAGCTTTGGCGGCAGCTAACATGGTAGTTGATCCGGGTTTTGGAACTGGAGCAACTAAATTTACACCTACAGCTGATGCGGTTACCGATCTCGATTCCGATGATGATGGTACTGATGATGAGCTACCAGAAGGAGTGCAAAATCTTGGATACAAAGGAGCAGTAGACCCAGCAGCAACGGAACCTTATTTTGCTAACTGGACTAAAACGTGGGCGGTCATTAGCCAGTAA
- a CDS encoding TonB-dependent receptor, producing MRTLVLLLFFLTTLSNVIAQTGTIRVSVFDNETGEALIGATVVIAGTTQGSVTDLDGKAAIGNLEPGSYNVQVSYVSYQPKTIEGVEVSADEVNAFEVQLASETAELEEVVVTAEIIRSSESALLTLQKKSPAVMDAISADMFSRNGDSDAAAAVRRVTGVTVEGGKYVYVRGLGDRYSKSILNGADIPGLDPNRNSVQLDLFPSNMIDNIIVYKTFTPDLTGEFAGGLVNVTTKDFPDRFTMQVSGSMGINDQATFNSDYLTYEGGGTDWLGFDDGTRELPGLLSQYTIDNFPSPATPGVSQGDVTEASQAFETNQFTPTRSAPPVNHSFSFSLGNQKEFLNRPLGFVVGLTYSRDYNFYGDGQVNRYDEVPSTATSLERSLLFTTNDAASTDDVSMGGLLNLSYKLSTNSKISFNIMRNQASTNVARFQDGFSLLERPDSTILLRNRVLSWTERGLTNMLLKGEHNIAELNNLNIEWQSSYTDTYMDEPDLRFLQSSVQIDGNDSINVVSNVNRPGRYFRDMTETNWDSRLNITLPINIWEDREAKVKFGGAYTQRERSFRERRFEYFIRRRTFSGDVDNLFLDQNLGYNSEGQQLNTLDEVSQDGNNYDAEQLVYAGYLMFDAPVTEKLRLVGGVRLEQTDMSLEAFDGVTGDLETTDLLPALNFTYELRENMNLRGSYGRTIARPTFREFAPLVTFAFYGDFNQIGNSELDRTLIDNYDIRWEMYPNRNEYVAASVFYKRFDNPIENTINPDAGGTTAEYKYENVDEGLIAGLEMEVRKGLGFISPFFEPFRVGVNATYIYSQVSLEADELSAARFFDPDIEDTRDMYGQSPYVVNANLDYNNFETGWSGNIVFNVFGERLQYFTTALPFVYEQPRPELNLSIKKQLNDRWSVRARANNLLNPAYEETITYRDVEYVFDSYTVGRDYSLSFTYLIE from the coding sequence ATGCGTACACTCGTACTTTTACTTTTTTTCCTAACTACGCTTTCAAACGTCATAGCCCAAACGGGTACCATTCGGGTTTCTGTGTTTGACAACGAAACAGGAGAGGCTCTAATAGGGGCTACTGTAGTAATAGCAGGTACCACTCAGGGCAGTGTTACTGATCTAGACGGAAAAGCCGCTATTGGCAATCTGGAGCCAGGTTCTTATAATGTGCAAGTATCATATGTTTCTTATCAACCTAAGACAATTGAAGGAGTAGAGGTGTCGGCTGATGAAGTTAACGCCTTTGAAGTACAATTAGCTTCTGAGACGGCCGAACTGGAAGAAGTGGTAGTGACCGCCGAAATTATCCGCAGTAGTGAGTCAGCCTTACTCACTCTTCAGAAGAAATCCCCAGCGGTAATGGATGCTATTTCGGCCGATATGTTTTCCCGTAATGGCGATAGTGATGCTGCTGCTGCCGTGCGCCGGGTAACTGGGGTAACCGTAGAAGGAGGAAAATACGTGTATGTACGTGGATTGGGTGATCGATACAGTAAATCAATACTCAATGGCGCCGATATTCCCGGACTAGATCCCAACCGAAATTCGGTTCAGCTAGATTTATTTCCTAGTAACATGATCGATAATATCATCGTGTACAAAACCTTTACTCCCGACCTGACCGGAGAGTTTGCCGGAGGATTGGTCAATGTAACCACCAAAGACTTTCCGGATAGATTCACTATGCAAGTGTCGGGTTCTATGGGTATTAATGACCAAGCTACCTTCAATAGTGATTATCTAACTTACGAAGGTGGGGGCACTGATTGGCTAGGTTTTGATGATGGTACTCGGGAGCTTCCCGGACTACTAAGTCAGTACACTATTGATAATTTCCCTTCCCCAGCGACTCCAGGTGTATCTCAGGGGGATGTTACTGAAGCCTCACAGGCATTTGAGACTAATCAATTCACTCCTACCCGGAGTGCTCCTCCTGTTAATCATAGCTTCAGTTTTTCGCTGGGTAACCAAAAGGAGTTCTTAAACCGACCATTAGGTTTCGTGGTGGGACTAACCTATAGTAGAGACTATAATTTCTACGGAGATGGGCAAGTTAATCGGTATGACGAAGTACCGTCTACTGCTACCTCTCTCGAACGAAGCTTACTATTTACCACCAATGATGCCGCATCTACTGACGATGTTAGTATGGGTGGATTATTGAATCTATCGTACAAACTAAGTACCAATAGTAAAATCAGCTTTAATATTATGCGGAACCAAGCTAGCACTAATGTGGCTCGCTTTCAGGATGGCTTTAGCCTGTTGGAACGCCCTGACTCTACGATTCTCCTAAGGAATCGAGTTCTTTCCTGGACCGAAAGGGGGTTAACCAATATGTTGCTAAAAGGGGAGCACAATATCGCTGAGCTAAATAATCTTAATATTGAATGGCAATCATCCTATACTGATACGTATATGGATGAACCTGATTTGCGCTTTTTACAGAGTAGTGTTCAGATTGATGGTAATGATAGTATTAATGTGGTGTCAAATGTCAATCGTCCCGGTCGCTACTTTCGGGACATGACCGAAACGAACTGGGATAGCCGACTTAACATCACACTTCCTATCAATATATGGGAAGATCGAGAAGCAAAGGTTAAGTTTGGGGGCGCATATACGCAGCGTGAGCGATCCTTTCGGGAACGTAGGTTTGAGTACTTTATACGCCGTAGAACCTTTTCTGGTGATGTAGATAATCTGTTCTTAGATCAAAACTTAGGATATAATAGTGAGGGACAGCAACTAAACACGCTTGATGAAGTATCCCAGGATGGTAACAATTATGATGCGGAGCAGTTGGTTTACGCCGGTTATCTTATGTTTGATGCTCCAGTTACCGAGAAACTTCGTTTGGTAGGTGGAGTTCGGCTCGAGCAAACTGATATGTCATTAGAAGCTTTTGATGGGGTAACGGGTGATTTAGAAACAACTGATCTGCTTCCTGCACTTAACTTCACTTACGAACTGCGAGAAAATATGAACTTACGAGGTTCATACGGGAGAACGATTGCTAGGCCTACTTTCCGCGAGTTTGCCCCGTTGGTAACATTTGCCTTTTACGGAGACTTCAACCAAATTGGTAACTCTGAACTGGATCGCACCTTGATTGATAATTACGACATCCGCTGGGAAATGTATCCGAACCGTAACGAATATGTGGCAGCAAGTGTATTCTATAAGCGATTCGACAATCCTATTGAAAACACAATTAACCCCGATGCAGGAGGAACTACGGCTGAATATAAGTACGAGAACGTAGACGAAGGATTAATTGCCGGATTAGAAATGGAGGTGAGAAAAGGGTTAGGCTTTATTAGTCCGTTCTTTGAGCCATTCAGAGTAGGAGTGAATGCTACTTACATTTATTCACAAGTAAGCTTGGAAGCTGATGAATTAAGTGCCGCCCGCTTCTTTGATCCTGATATTGAAGATACTCGGGATATGTACGGGCAGTCTCCCTACGTTGTTAATGCTAATCTGGATTACAACAACTTTGAGACGGGTTGGTCAGGAAACATTGTGTTCAATGTCTTTGGTGAACGTTTGCAGTACTTTACTACAGCCTTGCCGTTTGTTTACGAGCAACCTCGTCCTGAATTAAATCTGAGTATTAAAAAGCAACTGAATGATCGCTGGAGTGTCCGTGCTCGTGCGAATAACTTACTCAATCCTGCGTATGAGGAGACAATTACCTACCGGGATGTAGAGTACGTTTTTGATAGCTACACCGTTGGGCGCGATTATTCGCTTAGTTTTACCTATCTGATTGAGTAA
- a CDS encoding winged helix-turn-helix transcriptional regulator — translation MIGSKWKPAILWELHQRKLRWFAGLKRVIPEITQKMLTQQLRGLEADGIVHRQIYAEVPLRVKYSITKYGQTLIPILHEMV, via the coding sequence GTGATTGGTAGCAAGTGGAAACCCGCTATTTTGTGGGAGCTTCATCAGCGCAAACTAAGGTGGTTTGCTGGGTTGAAAAGAGTCATCCCTGAAATTACGCAAAAGATGCTTACCCAGCAGCTTCGTGGGCTAGAGGCTGACGGTATTGTTCACCGCCAGATATACGCCGAAGTACCACTTCGGGTGAAGTATAGCATTACCAAGTACGGCCAAACGCTTATCCCGATTTTACACGAAATGGTATAA
- the msrA gene encoding peptide-methionine (S)-S-oxide reductase MsrA, producing the protein MKQATFGSGCFWCTEAVFQDVAGVESVVSGYTGGHIKNPAYREVCSGRTGHAEVVQITYDPDVVSFDELLEIFWKTHDPTTLNRQGADVGTQYRSAVFYHDEEQQQLAEAYKHKLNESGAFNDPVVTEINPLEVFYPAEEYHQNYYKNNPEQGYCSFVIRPKVDKFKQVFSEKLKAV; encoded by the coding sequence ATGAAACAAGCAACATTTGGTTCGGGCTGCTTCTGGTGTACCGAAGCCGTTTTTCAGGATGTAGCGGGAGTAGAATCGGTAGTCTCCGGTTATACCGGTGGGCACATAAAAAATCCGGCCTATCGGGAAGTATGCAGTGGACGCACCGGGCACGCTGAGGTAGTACAGATTACCTACGACCCGGATGTAGTCTCTTTTGATGAGCTATTAGAAATTTTCTGGAAAACCCATGATCCTACTACGCTCAACCGACAGGGAGCCGACGTAGGCACTCAGTATCGTTCGGCAGTATTTTACCACGATGAAGAGCAGCAGCAATTAGCGGAAGCCTATAAGCATAAGCTCAATGAATCGGGGGCTTTTAACGATCCGGTTGTAACTGAGATTAACCCATTGGAGGTATTTTACCCAGCCGAAGAGTACCATCAGAATTACTACAAGAATAATCCGGAACAAGGCTATTGCTCATTCGTGATTCGTCCGAAAGTAGATAAGTTTAAGCAAGTATTTAGCGAGAAGCTGAAGGCAGTGTAA
- a CDS encoding peroxiredoxin: MDLRLGDTAPNFQAQTSQGEIDFYDYLGDGWGVLFSHPADYTPVCTTELGRTAQLKDEFAQRNTKVLAISVDGLDSHEGWINDINETQNTTVNFPLIADPDRKIANLYGMIHPNASDNLTVRSVFIISPDKKIKLMLTYPASTGRNFNEILRVIDSLQLTANYSVATPADWKEGDDVVIAPAISDDEIPERFPKGHTKVKPYLRTTPQPNK; encoded by the coding sequence ATGGATTTACGATTAGGCGATACTGCCCCTAATTTTCAGGCGCAAACCAGCCAAGGCGAAATTGATTTCTACGATTATTTAGGCGATGGCTGGGGAGTGCTCTTTTCTCATCCGGCGGATTACACTCCGGTTTGCACTACCGAACTAGGCCGTACGGCTCAGCTAAAAGATGAGTTTGCTCAGCGCAATACCAAAGTGCTAGCCATTAGCGTAGATGGACTAGACTCGCACGAGGGGTGGATTAACGATATTAATGAAACCCAAAACACCACAGTTAACTTCCCACTGATTGCTGACCCCGACCGTAAGATTGCCAATCTGTACGGAATGATCCACCCGAATGCTTCTGATAACCTGACGGTTCGCTCGGTATTTATCATCAGCCCCGATAAAAAGATCAAACTGATGCTAACCTACCCGGCTTCTACCGGACGTAACTTTAATGAGATACTTCGAGTAATTGATTCTTTACAATTGACGGCTAACTACAGCGTGGCTACTCCGGCTGATTGGAAAGAAGGCGATGACGTAGTAATTGCCCCCGCTATCTCCGACGATGAAATCCCCGAACGTTTCCCCAAGGGTCACACCAAAGTGAAACCCTATTTACGAACAACTCCGCAACCGAACAAGTAG
- a CDS encoding porin family protein — MKKYILFFVSLSVIAVSTTVAQVRVNPKIGLNASSLTTENAEWEEDGVRTGVNLGVDFRIGDDGESWFFFQPGIHYYSIGAQLINDANAERVDDVVAINSLKVPLNGGFYLTGTDGILAVRLNGGVVPTFMLGVEDNDLGLDRDDFRSFNLGLNAGIGIDLFFATLDIGYEWGLTEFFEAGEGQNRMFAVSLGVVLP, encoded by the coding sequence ATGAAGAAGTACATTTTATTTTTCGTATCACTTAGCGTAATTGCTGTGTCAACAACCGTAGCTCAGGTGCGGGTTAACCCTAAAATAGGGTTGAATGCCTCCTCACTTACCACCGAGAATGCCGAATGGGAAGAAGACGGAGTTCGGACTGGAGTAAATCTGGGAGTTGATTTTCGGATTGGTGATGATGGAGAGAGTTGGTTCTTTTTTCAACCCGGAATCCACTACTATAGCATTGGTGCTCAACTTATTAATGATGCTAATGCCGAACGTGTTGACGATGTAGTAGCCATCAATAGCCTGAAAGTTCCACTGAACGGAGGCTTTTACCTTACCGGAACCGACGGAATACTGGCAGTCCGCCTTAATGGGGGAGTGGTTCCTACTTTTATGTTAGGAGTAGAGGATAATGATTTGGGGTTAGATCGGGATGACTTCAGATCGTTCAACCTAGGGCTAAACGCAGGGATAGGTATTGATCTGTTCTTTGCTACGTTAGACATTGGTTATGAGTGGGGCCTAACTGAATTCTTTGAAGCCGGTGAGGGGCAAAACAGAATGTTCGCAGTTTCTTTAGGCGTAGTCCTACCCTAA
- a CDS encoding sulfite exporter TauE/SafE family protein translates to MEAVDILLVVGAGFAAGFINTVAGGGSLISLPILIFLGLPPAVANASNRVAIFSQNIFGVLGFKSKGVSAFPFSLWLGLSALVGAVIGAKIAVDIPEDLFNKLLAIIMIVVVAFIIKKSVQKEGAELLERMGTKHQVVSIALFFFVGIWGGFIQAGVGFLIIMVLTSVNRFSLVKTNSAKVLVVLIYTSAALVVFVLEGTINWWYGGLLAVGNSSGAWVASRWSVEKGDRWVLLILVISVVAMAGKLWFLE, encoded by the coding sequence ATGGAGGCTGTCGATATTTTGCTGGTTGTTGGAGCCGGTTTTGCTGCGGGCTTTATCAACACGGTTGCCGGAGGAGGTTCACTCATCAGTTTGCCCATCTTAATCTTTCTGGGACTGCCTCCGGCGGTGGCTAATGCTTCTAACCGAGTAGCTATTTTCTCTCAAAATATTTTCGGGGTACTAGGTTTTAAAAGTAAAGGAGTCTCGGCTTTTCCGTTTAGTTTATGGCTGGGGTTGTCGGCATTAGTGGGTGCGGTAATCGGAGCAAAAATCGCAGTTGATATTCCGGAAGATTTATTCAATAAACTACTGGCAATTATTATGATTGTAGTAGTGGCATTCATCATCAAAAAATCTGTTCAGAAGGAAGGGGCAGAGTTACTAGAGCGAATGGGTACTAAACACCAAGTGGTCAGTATTGCTCTTTTCTTTTTTGTCGGCATCTGGGGAGGCTTTATTCAAGCCGGAGTAGGTTTTTTGATTATTATGGTACTCACCTCAGTCAATCGCTTTTCATTGGTTAAAACCAATAGTGCTAAAGTGCTGGTAGTGCTGATCTATACATCGGCGGCTTTGGTGGTGTTTGTTCTGGAGGGAACGATCAATTGGTGGTACGGTGGTCTATTGGCCGTTGGAAATTCTAGTGGGGCTTGGGTGGCTAGCCGATGGTCGGTAGAAAAAGGGGATCGGTGGGTGCTATTGATTTTGGTAATTTCCGTAGTTGCGATGGCTGGTAAGCTTTGGTTTCTGGAGTAA